The proteins below come from a single Eucalyptus grandis isolate ANBG69807.140 chromosome 3, ASM1654582v1, whole genome shotgun sequence genomic window:
- the LOC104419871 gene encoding probable myosin-binding protein 5, with the protein MRLLGPLSLLWASLLKLLSGGSVGGGGGEDGVSAIQQCSRQVLAAVALVLIARLGLKALPKLGDSDEVSRNRVDLKALKALDSPESHESVTGKALVRGSAGKANKLVEEEDEEAEEEEEEDRECSCLEDEVFDVLALRKMVKIERRRAIAATKELEKERIAAASAADEAMSLILRLQSEKSAIEMTANQDRRLAEQKQQYDWEVIESLRRMVASQESRRRALEERLRSCRRRLRRTRASSEGSSGVEGEGCFGGGGGGGSASEESVGGAVTSSGEEEEEEEGKSLDDVLRSSLELDSLIEE; encoded by the exons ATGCGGCTCCTcggccccctctctctcttg TGGGCGTCGCTGCTCAAGCTGCTGAGCGGCGGGAgcgttggcggcggcggcggcgaggacgGCGTCTCCGCGATCCAACAATGCTCCCGCCAGGTCCTCGCGGCCGTCGCCCTCGTGCTGATCGCGCGGTTAGGGCTCAAGGCCTTGCCGAAATTGGGGGATTCAGATGAGGTTTCTCGAAATCGCGTCGATTTGAAGGCTCTGAAGGCTCTCGATTCGCCGGAATCGCACGAATCGGTGACCGGTAAAGCGCTCGTGAGGGGAAGCGCGGGTAAAGCCAACAAACTcgtcgaagaagaagatgaggaggcggaggaggaggaggaggaggatagaGAATGCTCCTGTCTAGAGGATGAAGTGTTCGACGTTCTAGCGCTGAGGAAGATGGTGAAGATCGAGAGGCGGAGAGCAATCGCGGCGACGAAGGAGCTCGAGAAGGAGCGGATCGCGGCCGCGTCGGCCGCCGACGAGGCCATGTCCCTGATACTGCGGCTGCAGAGCGAGAAGAGCGCGATCGAGATGACAGCCAACCAGGACCGCCGGCTAGCGGAGCAGAAGCAGCAGTACGACTGGGAGGTGATCGAGTCGCTCCGGCGGATGGTGGCGAGCCAGGAGTCGCGGCGGAGGGCGTTGGAAGAACGGTTGAGGTCGTGCAGGCGGAGGTTGAGGAGGACGCGGGCCAGCAGCGAGGGCTCGAGCGGCGTCGAAGGCGAGGGTTgtttcggcggcggcggcggcggcggctccgcCTCGGAAGAGAGCGTCGGCGGTGCAGTGACGAGcagtggagaagaagaagaagaagaagagggaaagagtCTGGACGATGTACTGAGAAGCTCGCTGGAGCTTGATTCGCTGATTGAGGAATGA